Proteins from a single region of Primulina tabacum isolate GXHZ01 chromosome 5, ASM2559414v2, whole genome shotgun sequence:
- the LOC142547701 gene encoding protein DETOXIFICATION 21-like, which produces MESSSSELLLKKVEGENHGNEDENLKHKIWNESKKMWVVAGPAIFTRFSTFGVNVISQAFVGHIGATELAAFALIITVLIKFANGLLLGVASGLETLCGQAYGARQYHMLGIYLQRSWVVLVLTSTLLLPFFVFAGPIFKALGQDESIADMAGTISLWFIPVIYSFITSFSCQMFLQAQSKNRIISYLAALSLSIHIFLSWLLTVKYKFGIAGAAISTILAYWIPNIGQLIFIISGGCKETWKGFSMLAFKDLWPVCKLSLSAGAMLCLEVWYNSILILLTGNLKNAEVEIDALSICLNINGWEMMISLGFLAAASVRISNELGKGDPKAARFSIAVIVITSFSIGLVLFIVFLFLRERLAYIFTNSPEVAVKVANLSPLLAFSILMNSVQPVLSGVAIGAGWQSTVVYVNLGSYYLIGIPFGAILGYVIKLQVQGVWIGMLTGTLVQTIILVIITCKTDWDKQVAIAKTRVNKWFVEPEIKDDGLLDA; this is translated from the exons ATGGAAAGCAGTAGTAGCGAACTGTTGTTAAAGAAGGTAGAAGGTGAAAATCATGGGAATGAGGATGAGAATCTTAAACATAAGATCTGGAATGAAAGCAAAAAAATGTGGGTTGTGGCTGGCCCTGCCATATTCACTCGGTTCTCGACATTTGGGGTGAATGTCATCAGCCAGGCGTTTGTTGGACACATCGGTGCCACTGAGCTTGCTGCCTTTGCTCTGATTATTACTGTCCTTATCAAATTTGCTAATGGATTGTTG CTGGGTGTTGCTAGTGGACTGGAAACTCTATGTGGTCAAGCATATGGTGCAAGACAATATCACATGCTTGGGATATATCTTCAAAGATCATGGGTGGTTTTGGTTTTAACATCGACTTTATTGTTGCCTTTCTTTGTTTTTGCTGGCCCCATTTTCAAAGCTTTAGGACAGGATGAAAGTATTGCGGACATGGCGGGAACTATTTCTCTTTGGTTCATTCCCGTGATATATTCCTTTATCACTTCCTTCAGCTGTCAAATGTTCCTACAAGCACAGAGCAAGAACAGGATCATCTCTTATTTGGCAGCATTATCACTAAGCATCCACATTTTTCTCTCGTGGCTTTTGACAGTCAAATACAAGTTTGGAATTGCTGGTGCGGCCATATCCACTATCTTGGCGTACTGGATCCCCAATATAGGTCAACTTATATTTATAATCTCCGGAGGGTGTAAAGAAACGTGGAAAGGTTTCTCGATGTTAGCTTTCAAAGATCTTTGGCCTGTATGCAAGCTTTCTTTGTCGGCTGGTGCCATGCTCTG CCTTGAAGTCTGGTACAATTCCATATTGATTCTCTTGACAGGGAACTTGAAGAATGCTGAGGTTGAAATTGATGCACTCTCCATATG CCTCAACATCAATGGGTGGGAAATGATGATATCTCTGGGTTTCTTGGCTGCAGCAAG TGTTCGTATCTCGAATGAGCTCGGAAAAGGAGATCCTAAAGCTGCAAGGTTCTCGATTGCGGTGATAGTCATAACGTCATTCTCCATTGGACTCGTTCTTTTCATAGTTTTCCTCTTCTTGCGGGAGCGTCTGGCTTATATATTCACAAATAGTCCTGAAGTTGCGGTGAAAGTGGCCAACTTGTCTCCTCTTCTTGCATTTTCCATTCTTATGAACAGCGTTCAACCCGTTCTTTCAG GTGTTGCCATTGGTGCTGGATGGCAGAGCACTGTAGTATATGTTAACTTAGGATCCTATTACCTCATTGGAATTCCTTTCGGAGCCATTCTTGGTTATGTGATCAAATTACAAGTCCAG GGAGTTTGGATTGGAATGCTAACTGGCACACTCGTCCAAACTATTATACTCGTCATAATAACTTGTAAAACAGATTGGGATAAACAG GTAGCGATAGCTAAAACACGAGTTAACAAGTGGTTTGTGGAACCGGAAATAAAAGATGATGGCTTGCTAGATGCCTGA
- the LOC142547702 gene encoding polygalacturonase inhibitor-like, which produces MKKITYFYIICLLIFLSESHVCHSIRCNPQDKKVLLQIKESFGNAYHFASWDPDTDCCYWYIVKCDRKTNRISQFNLFTADISGKIPDIIGDLPYLESVTFHKIANLTGTIPRSITKLTKLTSLTISWTNVSGPIPPFLGELKNLTFLDLSFNNFSGSIPPSLAELRNLGGLRLDRNKLSGSIPDSFGNLTPSLTYLLLSHNQLSGTIPRGWGELPFVSIDLQRNRLEGDISFLFGKNKSIQVADFSRNLLQFDFSNLQFPDDLGTLDLNHNKIYGSLPEDLVNLDRLFLNVSYNRLCGKIPVGGQLQELDYTSYFHNRCLCGAPLPDCK; this is translated from the coding sequence ATGAAGAAGATAACATATTTTTACATAATTTGTCTCCTAATTTTCTTGTCCGAATCTCATGTGTGCCACTCGATAAGATGCAATCCCCAAGACAAGAAAGTGCTCCTCCAGATCAAAGAATCCTTCGGCAACGCCTACCACTTCGCCTCGTGGGATCCCGACACTGACTGCTGTTACTGGTACATTGTCAAATGCGACCGGAAGACCAATCGGATCTCCCAGTTCAACCTCTTCACCGCCGACATCTCCGGCAAAATCCCCGATATCATCGGTGATCTACCGTACCTCGAATCCGTGACCTTTCACAAGATTGCGAATCTCACCGGCACAATACCACGTTCCATCACCAAGCTGACTAAGCTCACGAGCCTAACAATCAGTTGGACGAACGTGTCGGGCCCAATCCCGCCATTCCTCGGTGAACTCAAGAACCTGACGTTTCTTGACCTGTCGTTCAACAATTTCAGTGGTTCGATCCCTCCGTCGCTGGCCGAGCTCAGAAACCTTGGCGGGCTTCGGTTAGACAGGAACAAGCTCAGCGGCAGCATACCAGACTCGTTCGGGAACTTGACACCGAGTCTGACTTATCTGTTGCTCTCGCACAATCAGCTCTCGGGGACAATTCCCAGAGGTTGGGGCGAGTTGCCTTTCGTATCTATCGATCTGCAACGAAATAGGCTTGAAGGTGATATTTCGTTCTTGTTCGGGAAGAACAAGTCTATACAAGTCGCTGATTTCTCGAGGAATCTGCTGCAGTTTGATTTCTCTAACTTGCAGTTCCCCGACGACTTGGGTACGCTGGATTTGAACCACAACAAGATTTACGGGAGTCTTCCGGAGGATTTGGTGAACCTGGATCGGCTGTTTCTGAACGTCAGCTACAACCGGCTTTGCGGCAAGATTCCGGTTGGCGGGCAGCTGCAGGAATTGGATTACACTTCTTATTTTCACAACAGATGTTTGTGCGGCGCACCGCTGCCGGATTGCAAATGA
- the LOC142547703 gene encoding polygalacturonase inhibitor-like, translating to MNIQVLYILPLLIFLSEFHLSHSAKCHPEDKKVLLEIKKYYNNAYDMISWDPSTGCCGWNSVSCGERTDRIDGIDLSYSSDITGHITELFGDLPYLESLSLRKIPGLIGTIPHSITKLTKLKSLRISWTNLSGPIPSFLGELKSLTFLDLSFNNFSGSIPPSLAELRNLGGLRLDRNKLSQSIPESFGNLTPSLQYLYLSHNQLSGTLPKGWGDLPFLIVELQRNKLEGDVKFLFKKNKDKQRVDFSRNQLEFDMSNADFPESLFNLDFNHNKIYGSLPQSLVKLDNAYLNVRYNRLCGKIPVGGRLQEMGYSAFFHNKCLCGDPLPDCKH from the coding sequence ATGAACATCCAAGTTCTTTACATTCTTCCCCTTCTCATTTTCTTGTCCGAATTCCATCTCTCTCACTCGGCAAAATGCCACCCCGAAGACAAGAAAGTTCTCCTTGAAATCAAGAAATACTACAACAACGCTTACGACATGATCTCGTGGGATCCCAGCACCGGTTGCTGCGGCTGGAACAGCGTCTCGTGCGGTGAAAGGACCGACCGGATCGATGGTATCGACCTCTCGTACTCCTCCGACATCACCGGCCACATCACCGAGCTTTTCGGAGATCTCCCCTACCTCGAATCCTTGAGTTTGCGCAAGATCCCGGGTCTAATTGGAACAATCCCACATTCCATCACCAAGCTGACTAAGCTCAAGAGCCTCAGAATCAGTTGGACGAACCTCTCAGGCCCAATCCCGTCATTCCTCGGAGAACTCAAGAGCCTGACGTTTCTTGACCTGTCGTTCAACAATTTCAGTGGTTCGATCCCTCCGTCGCTGGCCGAGCTCAGAAACCTTGGCGGGCTTCGATTAGACAGGAACAAACTAAGCCAAAGCATACCTGAATCCTTCGGGAATTTAACCCCGAGTCTGCAGTATTTGTATCTCTCACACAACCAGCTCTCCGGGACCCTTCCGAAAGGATGGGGCGACCTGCCTTTCTTGATTGTGGAGCTCCAACGAAACAAACTCGAAGGAGATGTGAAATTCTTATTCAAGAAGAACAAAGATAAACAGCGTGTCGATTTTTCGAGGAACCAGTTGGAGTTCGATATGTCGAATGCCGATTTCCCCGAGAGCTTGTTTAACTTGGATTTCAACCATAACAAGATTTACGGGAGTCTGCCTCAGAGTTTGGTGAAACTGGATAATGCTTATCTGAATGTGAGATACAACAGGCTTTGTGGCAAGATTCCGGTGGGCGGGAGGCTCCAAGAAATGGGGTACTCGGCATTTTTCCATAACAAATGCTTGTGTGGTGATCCGTTGCCCGACTGCAAGCATTAG